GTTTATTTACCACCGCCGCCGTTTCGGTTTCGACATCACGCCCGGCAGCGGTTTCCTCCGATAGTGTCCGTTTTGCGACGGGGTCGTTCCCCGCGGCTTCCGCTGTGGATATGCCTGCGGGACCTGCCGCCGGGCGTCCGCTTGCCGAGGGCGGAATGGATTCCGCGGGATTGTCCCGGCGGGCGGTCTGCGCCGTTTTCCGGTCACCTGTTGTCGGCACGGGCCTTTGTTCGGAAGCGGTGCCCACAGGCTGCGGGCCGGGGGTTTTCGCCGGTGCGGCCCGGTAATACACCACCAGCCCGATGGCCCCGAAGCCCAGGCAAATCCCCCCGATGACGGCCAGGACGTATTTTGGAATCGAAACGCCTCCGCCGGCGTGAACCCGTGTTGGCAGGGGCCCCTGCCGCGAGGTTTCCCTTTCCAGTTTCTTCAGTGAATCGAGAATCGAGCTCAAATGCCGTCATCCTTACAGTAGATACCCGGGTCCGTAGGACCCGGCACTGGTTTCACCCTGGAAGGGTGTTGTTTCAATACCGCTGAAGCAAGAAAATTCTAAATCCCAATATCCAAATTCTAAACAAATCCAAATATCAAATGACCTAACCCGCATACACCCAAAAAGATAAAGATCATTTATCACGATGCTTCCCTTAAAAGCGGCTCATAGACCACCAGCCGCGGCGCCGGGTAGTCCTCCTTTTCGTTGTAAAGCGCGATCTTGGTCAACGGCCCCACAAACCCGTCTGCTTTGAGACCGTGCCGTCGCTGGATCTCCTTGATGATCGCCCGGGTCGAAAGGTCATATACCGGTGTCAAGGCCACGTCTTCGTATCCGATATCGCGCAGCATCATCTTGAGCATAATCACGGCCCCCTTGGGGTAACTGAAGGGCAGCGTGCCTTCGAAGCCCAGGTGATTCTTCCACGCAATCAGGGCCCGCCCCTTGAATTGAGCCACCAGGGCCTCATAGGGAACCGCGACGCCGGCATCCGCTCCCTGCGCCCGGAAAACAGCCTGATGCGCCTGAATCTTTTCCAGCGCCAGGTATACGGGCAATTTGCCGCCGGAAGACTCGAACCTGAAAATTGCCGGCAGATTCAGTCTCCTGACCAGGTCCGGATCGCCGTCGATCGCCTCTATTTCCAGCCCGTGCTGCTTCGCCACCAGGTTGAAAAAGGCGTCGTCGTCTGCGATGCTCAACAGATAGGGTTGTATCCGCCCTTCGACCGACCACAGGGAGAGCAGATTCGACATGGCGCTGTAGCGCGTTTCCGCCGCATCGACCTGTTCGATATACGTCTTGAGCGCCACCGGCTCCGCCCGCTTCTCGGGTGCGGGTGTCTTTGGTGCGGGTTCCACCGGCTCCGGCGCCGCCGGTGAAAGGACGACGGCCGGTTCCTTCCCGGGATCCGGCGCCGGTCGCGACAGGGCCCCGAGCGGCGCCCACCCGATCTCCCGGTGCACGATCCCCGGCAGCAGCAACACGGCCACCACCGCAGCGGCGGCAATCAATCCCATGGTTACGGTTCTGCGTTTCAGGGGAAACCGTTTCCGATGGTCGCCGCGGCTCCACAATTCGCGGATCGCCATGCGCACCATGCTGCCCGACACCCGCTTTTGGTTCCGGCTGAAAGCGATCAGCAGCGACCGGTCACAGATGATATTGATCAGACGGGGGATGCCGTTGGCGTGTTTGAAAATCTCCTTCAGGGCGGATTTCGAAAAAAGGTGCGCCGGTTTGGTGAGGGCGATTTGCAGGCGGTGCCCGATGTAGGCACAGGTCTCTTTAAAGCTGAGCGGCGCCAGATGGCAGCTCAGGGTCACCCGTTGACCGAGTTGCCTCAGTTCATGAGAATCCAGCATTTCCGCCAGTTCGGGCTGCCCCACCAGAATGATCTGAATGAGCTTGCTGCGCGTCGTTTCGAGGTTCGACAAAAGCCTCAGCTGTTCGAGAACCTCGACGCTCAGATTCTGGGCTTCGTCGATGATCAATATCACCTTCCTGCCGTCCGCCTTCATCTGCATGAGGTAGGCATTCAGGGCATCGACCAGCGCCTTGGCGTCGTTCGCGGATGCGGTAATGTGCAGCTCATCGTTGATGGCTTTGAGCAGTTGAACTTCATCGAGCCTGGGATTGAATATATAGGCGGCTTCGGTATCGTCGGTCAAGCGGTCCAGGAAAACCCGGCACAGGGTTGTTTTGCCCGTGCCGACTTCACCGGTGATTTCCACGAATCCGTCCCCGTGCGCCGCGGCATATTCCAGATGCGCCAGGGCTTCTTCATAGCTTTTGCTCAAGAACAGGTAGGTCGGATCCGGAAGCAGCTTGAAAGGCCGTTCTTTGAAGCCGAAAAAACCGCTGTACATATCGTTTCTCCCTTACGCTTCGGAGGCCGTCCGGATGATCCTGCCGCCATGCCTGCAGGTGTGCCCGGGGCGATACCCCATCGGCACCCGCCCGGACGGGAGGCGCCGTCCCCTGCCTATGGACGGGGCTGGGCGCCGCCGGAAGCCGTCGCTCTCTTCGCGCTGATTTCAAACTCGCAGATGAGCGGCACGTGATCGGAAAATTTCACCTGGGGAATCTCGAACGAGACGATGTGAATGTCGCGGCTGTGGAAAATGTAGTCCAGCTGCCTGCGGGGGGCACGGCTGGGGTGCGACGGCTCCCCGTTGCTGTTGGCATTTTTCAACCCGGTCGCGGCCAGAAAAAGCTGCAGTTCACGATCACCCCACAAAACGTTGAAGTCACCGGCCACGATGACCGGCTTGTTCCGCTTTCTCACTATTTTATGCAGCGTCTCGAGCTGGTATTGGCGGTGCCGGAACTTGATGGACAGGTGCACCAGAAAGACGACGCACTCTGCAAGCTCCAGCTCTATCACCAGACGCTTGACCCCTTCGCGGAAGTAGTGAAACCGCCGGGAGACGATCTCCTGGTTGGTGATGATGGCATTGCCCTGCTTGTTGAGCACCGGCACCCGTTGAGCGACGGAGGTCGCCGCATACTTGGACCGGTAGATATGGTTGTGCTGAAGCTCCCAGGCAATGGACTCGGCCTGGTTGCTTTTGCTGGCACGAAACGAACCGGCATCCACTTCGATCAGGCCCATGATGTCCGGGTTGACGGACACGATGAAATCGATGATCTTCTTGAGGTTGCCATCCGTGTGCTTTAAATAGCCACTGTAGGGCACCGGCAGGTGAAAAAACCTGCCGATCCCCGCGGCATACCTTATATTGTACAGTAAAAACTTCAACTTTCCTGTTCTTTTGACCGCGGCGGCTTGTCCGGCGTAGCTCGAAGAGCGAAGACGGAAGCCGCATTCATTAAACGATTCGCCCGGTCTTTTTAAAAAGACCGGGCGAATCGTTTAGGTGGAGAGAGCCTTGATCAGCACCCCCAGGTAAAACCGTGCGTGGCTGATGGGTGCGGCCATATTGCTTCTGTGGTTAGCGAAAATACTGCTGTAATCGCTGTTCAGGATAATCCAGGGATCGATTTCGATGGCGTGGTGGCACGACTCGATGGCGTTTTGCAGTACCTCCAGCCCTCCTTCCCGGCTGACCATGATGTTGAAGTCGGCCTCGATGGCCTGCAATATGGTGTACAGAGCGCTGGCCACCCCCTTGGCATAAAAGAAATAGTCGTCGGCCGCGAAAAAGCCGACCTCGCTTCCGTCGGGTTCATGCCTCTTGACCAGGTTCTCGTCACAGCTCCCCAAAAGGTCCTCATAGGCTTCCAAAAGGGGAATCAGGTTGTCCGTGCGCGTGTAGAACTCCGCCTCGCCCTGCGCCAGCTTGTCATAGTAGTGGCGCAACTCCTTCAAACCGTCCTGGTATTTGGATTCGGCCGACGGGAACCAGTACCGGTCGGCCTTGATCATGAACCAGTTCATGGCATTTTCCAGATTGGGGTCGAAGCGGGCCGTGCTGCCTGTCCGCGAAATGCGTTCGGCCAGAATGCGCGACGTTCTCCGGGTCACCTCGAGAACGCCCAACTGAAAATTGTTCACGTTGTCCGTCCACTCGACAATGTCATTGGGCCGCCAACCGTAACGCCGTTGGTTCAGTTCGTAATCCATGGGTTGAATCACGGCATCCACGAAAGCCATTCCCGCCACCGGGTATGTTTTCGCCGGCGCTCCGCCGTGTCCGCCGGCTTCGTCCGCATCCTTCTGTGCCGCGCCGCCGTGGCCGGTCGCCGCCGTTTCCCCCGCCGGTTTGCGGGCCGGCTCGCCAGCAGCCGCGGGCGCATGCCCTCCGGAAACCGATACCTTTCGGCTTGTCGCTGATTCATGGGACTCAGCAGCCGCGTGGGTGACGGCAACCTGCGGCTGCATGGGTGACGTCGCAACCGGCGCCGCCTCCTGTGTCCCGGCAGGTTGCGTACCGTGACCGGATCCCGCAGCATCCCCACCGGCGGTGTGGGCATCGACCGCCTGCTCATCCCCGGCGGGTTGCGCGTCATGCTGCCGTACGGTCGATGCTTTGTCCGGCAAGACCTCTTCCGGCACTTCAAAATATTGAATCACGACCCACAGAGCCGCCAGGGCAACCACCACGACCGCGAGGACGGGCAGCATGTGCTTGATGACGAATCTACCAAAACCTGCGGCGCCGGAAGTGCTCTTTTTATCTACCATGAGTTTGTATTCCTTTCCTCAGTTTAGGCCTCTCCCTATGCAAACCAAATTACCTGTTTTCCCATACCGCTTCGGCAAACGCATCGCCCGCGGCGCAGGAAGCCCTCACTGTCCTTTTCTCAGTTTCCGGCTGTCCCCCACCCGGAGGGTCACGTTTTTGGCGTCGAAATACTCCAGCAGGGGAATGATATACTTGCGCGAAGCGCCCGTCATCTCTTTGAACTGGGGTGTGGTAATCTCCCCGTTGGCCTTCAGGAAGTCCACGAGGCGCTTTTTGAGCTCCTCATAAGGCTCCCCGTGAAAAAACAGGTCCTCCTTGGCCTTGATCATGGTGCCTTCGTTCACCAGCAACATGAGGACGTCCTTGGCGACGACCGGATCGACACCCAGCGTCTTGGTGACCTCCTTGAAATAGGGCGGTGTGAGCCCGCTTTCCAGGTAGATCTCCAACACCTTTTTCTTGATGTCAGCCTGATCCATGCCCAGTGAAACCTTGTGACTCGCCAGCCGCACGGCTTCGCCCTCCTGGGCGATCTTGCCGGCCTTCAGCATCTGGTTCATCACCACGCTGAACAACTTGTCCGCGGCATTCACCGGGAACTTCGATTTCAGTTCTCCCTTGGACATACCGGTTTTCAAGGGATTGGCCCGATGGTACCTGTCGAGATTTACCACCATCTGTTCCTGCAGGGCATCGAACACGTCCCGGTGGACGAACAGCCTGCTCTCCTTGTCGATCTGTATGATCTCCCTGGTCGACGAGAGCGCCTGAGTGATGGACGTCAACCGCTTTTCAGGCAAGTTGGTCATGATGACCAGATCCGCAAACGTCACCCCGGAAACCCCGGCATCTTTCACATGAAAAGAGGCGATCGCTTCCGCCGGGCTGTCGATAAGCCCTTTCAGGCCCTCGATGACATCCACCTGAAACTGCTTGTGCTTCTGTGCCACCGGGTTCAGGACCCTGCCCCCGCCTATGGTTCGTACAGGCGAATAGCTCCGGATAACGAAGCGGTCGTCCCGGACCAGCGTCACGGGCGTGTCCAGCCGTATCTGGGCCACAATGTCCTCACCGGGATTCAGTTCCTCTCTGTCCAGCAGCACCAGATAGCCGAAGACCTCACTGGTCCCCGTGTGGAAACGCACCTTGGTCCGGTTTTTCGCCGGCTTCCGATTGCTGTCTAGGAAATGCAGGCTCACGTCCACCATGTAACTCGGCCGCAGGGCGCCCGGTGTGGAAAGCACCTCGCCGCGGTTCACCGAGGCCTTTTCCAGCCCCTGGAAATTGATGGCCGTGCGCATGCCCGGGCCGGCTTGCTCCACGCTCTCGTTGTGCACCTGTATGCCCCTCACCTTGGAGGTGGTCATGGAAGGAAAAATGGTGACGGTGTCTCCCACCTTTATGCTGCCGGAAACCAGCGAGCCGGTGATCACCGTTCCAAAACCCTTCATGGTGAAAACCCGGTCGACGGGCAGTCTGAACAGGTTGGTCAACGGTCTGTCCGGGACCTTGGCACTCAGTTCCTCCAGGGCGGCAATGAATTCCCGAACCCCCTCGCCCGTTGCGGAGGACAGCGGAACGATGGCGCAGTCTTCCAGAAAGGTCCCCCTGGCGAAATCCCGGATATCCTCGGTGACCAGTTCCATCCACTCCTCGTCCACGAGATCTGTCTTGGTCAGAGCGATCAGGCCGTGTTCGATGCCCAGAAGGGTGCAGATCTCCATGTGCTCGCGGGTCTGCGGCATGACCCCCTCGTCGGCGGCGATGACCATGGCTACCATGTCGATGCCCGTGGCGCCGGCAACCATGTTTTTCACGAACTTTTCATGACCCGGCACATCGACAATGCCCAGGTGCCACCCGCCGGGCAGGTCGATCGAGGCAAACCCCAGTTCGATGGTGATGCCCCGCGCCTGTTCCTCTTTCAGCCGGTCGGTATTGACGCCGGTGACGGCTTTGATGAGGCTGGTTTTACCGTGGTCGATGTGTCCGGCGGTTCCGAGTATAATCTGTTTCATTTATTGTGCTTCCGGTTTCGAAAGAATTCCGTCACATAGGACATGCCAATCAGGAAAACCGCCAGACCGGCCACCCACGCCGGGTTGACACTTCCGTAGAAAAACCGGGTGAGCATGACGGCAAAAAACACCCCCAAAATTACCCGCATGACCATTATGTTGAAATTCTTCAATCGCTTCACCCAGCATTGGGAACGCTTGCCGGACCGGTGTTTTACCGTATGCCCTTTATATTTTTATGAATAAATCCAGGGCAGTGCCATGATCTCAGCATCCATTCGCATGCAATAGTGCCCATCGTTGTCAATCAGGAAATTGTATAGCAGAAGCCCTGGCCGGTCAATAAATTTAAAAATGCAGATTGTATTATTTTGCTTGAAATGTTCATTTCATTCTGTTAATTTTTGTGTTTCTGAATGCAATCGTATTATGGTGGGTGTAGCTCAGTTGGTAGAGCACTTGGTTGTGGCCCAAGTGGCCGTGGGTTCAAGTCCCATCACTCACCCCATATAAAAGAAACCGCCGGCAACCTTACCGGGTGCCGGCGGTTTCTTTTGCGGTTTCTGGCTAGCGGCAGCGCACGGCTCGACATCTATTGTAAAAGCAGTGCTTCCATCTTGCACCTAAATTGAGTTTAGGTTGCAATATTCCACCCATTCCTGTATCAGAAAGGCTTCAGGTTGAACCGGGATAGCGAGGACATTCCATGCCGCTTGACGCGGGGAATCTTCGATCATTTCCCATCCGGTTCGGCTGTTACCTATACAGAACCCGATATCGTGCGCCCGTAGCTCAGCTGGATAGAGCGCCGGACTTCGAATCCGTAGGCCGCCCGTTCGAATCGGGCCGGGCGTACCAATTATTTCAAGGGGTTACAGCTTCAGCTGTTTCCCCTTTTTTTGTTTCGTAACCATTTCGTAACCACGCAACCGCCTTTAGAGGCCTACATATACAAATTTTAAACGATGTGTTTCTTAGTGATACGGCTACATACAATCCATCTCCCGGCACTATCCCCAGTCGTCTGTGATGGTTTGCCAGGCAGCTACTGACCCATAAATTTGCCCCGCAGTTTAGAAATATGCCCGTATTTTCTGATGGAAGCAAGGCAGAAGGCTGAGGCCGATAAAATACTCGGTGTTGATAGGCAGGCGTTGGTTATGGTATCAGTATGGTGCGATTTCCAATATTGGTGTTGATAACATCCACCGAAAAATTTTATTTCCGTGTGCGAAAAGGCACGATGATCTCCATGCAGTGCGCTCTATGTGTTTGGAAGCTCGCAGGATCTCGGTCTTCAAAAAGCACG
This genomic interval from Deltaproteobacteria bacterium contains the following:
- a CDS encoding endonuclease/exonuclease/phosphatase family protein — encoded protein: MKFLLYNIRYAAGIGRFFHLPVPYSGYLKHTDGNLKKIIDFIVSVNPDIMGLIEVDAGSFRASKSNQAESIAWELQHNHIYRSKYAATSVAQRVPVLNKQGNAIITNQEIVSRRFHYFREGVKRLVIELELAECVVFLVHLSIKFRHRQYQLETLHKIVRKRNKPVIVAGDFNVLWGDRELQLFLAATGLKNANSNGEPSHPSRAPRRQLDYIFHSRDIHIVSFEIPQVKFSDHVPLICEFEISAKRATASGGAQPRP
- the selB gene encoding selenocysteine-specific translation elongation factor, with the protein product MKQIILGTAGHIDHGKTSLIKAVTGVNTDRLKEEQARGITIELGFASIDLPGGWHLGIVDVPGHEKFVKNMVAGATGIDMVAMVIAADEGVMPQTREHMEICTLLGIEHGLIALTKTDLVDEEWMELVTEDIRDFARGTFLEDCAIVPLSSATGEGVREFIAALEELSAKVPDRPLTNLFRLPVDRVFTMKGFGTVITGSLVSGSIKVGDTVTIFPSMTTSKVRGIQVHNESVEQAGPGMRTAINFQGLEKASVNRGEVLSTPGALRPSYMVDVSLHFLDSNRKPAKNRTKVRFHTGTSEVFGYLVLLDREELNPGEDIVAQIRLDTPVTLVRDDRFVIRSYSPVRTIGGGRVLNPVAQKHKQFQVDVIEGLKGLIDSPAEAIASFHVKDAGVSGVTFADLVIMTNLPEKRLTSITQALSSTREIIQIDKESRLFVHRDVFDALQEQMVVNLDRYHRANPLKTGMSKGELKSKFPVNAADKLFSVVMNQMLKAGKIAQEGEAVRLASHKVSLGMDQADIKKKVLEIYLESGLTPPYFKEVTKTLGVDPVVAKDVLMLLVNEGTMIKAKEDLFFHGEPYEELKKRLVDFLKANGEITTPQFKEMTGASRKYIIPLLEYFDAKNVTLRVGDSRKLRKGQ
- a CDS encoding AAA family ATPase, whose amino-acid sequence is MYSGFFGFKERPFKLLPDPTYLFLSKSYEEALAHLEYAAAHGDGFVEITGEVGTGKTTLCRVFLDRLTDDTEAAYIFNPRLDEVQLLKAINDELHITASANDAKALVDALNAYLMQMKADGRKVILIIDEAQNLSVEVLEQLRLLSNLETTRSKLIQIILVGQPELAEMLDSHELRQLGQRVTLSCHLAPLSFKETCAYIGHRLQIALTKPAHLFSKSALKEIFKHANGIPRLINIICDRSLLIAFSRNQKRVSGSMVRMAIRELWSRGDHRKRFPLKRRTVTMGLIAAAAVVAVLLLPGIVHREIGWAPLGALSRPAPDPGKEPAVVLSPAAPEPVEPAPKTPAPEKRAEPVALKTYIEQVDAAETRYSAMSNLLSLWSVEGRIQPYLLSIADDDAFFNLVAKQHGLEIEAIDGDPDLVRRLNLPAIFRFESSGGKLPVYLALEKIQAHQAVFRAQGADAGVAVPYEALVAQFKGRALIAWKNHLGFEGTLPFSYPKGAVIMLKMMLRDIGYEDVALTPVYDLSTRAIIKEIQRRHGLKADGFVGPLTKIALYNEKEDYPAPRLVVYEPLLREAS
- a CDS encoding general secretion pathway protein GspB, giving the protein MSSILDSLKKLERETSRQGPLPTRVHAGGGVSIPKYVLAVIGGICLGFGAIGLVVYYRAAPAKTPGPQPVGTASEQRPVPTTGDRKTAQTARRDNPAESIPPSASGRPAAGPAGISTAEAAGNDPVAKRTLSEETAAGRDVETETAAVVNKPPEEKRPMAMVARELAPPPAVAEKGAADFQDAAPEKKPSQEEPVPMDRLEGVAMKVQAISWSETPGKRLAVVNSQVLREGDDIEGYAVSRINPDDIVLQRGGKAYRLDFRSAGGP
- a CDS encoding DUF2333 family protein, which encodes MVDKKSTSGAAGFGRFVIKHMLPVLAVVVVALAALWVVIQYFEVPEEVLPDKASTVRQHDAQPAGDEQAVDAHTAGGDAAGSGHGTQPAGTQEAAPVATSPMQPQVAVTHAAAESHESATSRKVSVSGGHAPAAAGEPARKPAGETAATGHGGAAQKDADEAGGHGGAPAKTYPVAGMAFVDAVIQPMDYELNQRRYGWRPNDIVEWTDNVNNFQLGVLEVTRRTSRILAERISRTGSTARFDPNLENAMNWFMIKADRYWFPSAESKYQDGLKELRHYYDKLAQGEAEFYTRTDNLIPLLEAYEDLLGSCDENLVKRHEPDGSEVGFFAADDYFFYAKGVASALYTILQAIEADFNIMVSREGGLEVLQNAIESCHHAIEIDPWIILNSDYSSIFANHRSNMAAPISHARFYLGVLIKALST